The genomic DNA CTCGACGACCGCCTTCTCGCGCGACTTTTCGTCGCGCGCCGTCCGCCTCCTGCGGTAGAGCGCCGCCGCGCAGATCCACGTCCCGGCCCAGGTGCGGAAGTCCTTCGCGCTGAAGCGCCGCCCCATGACCCGCTTGACGTACCCGTTGAGCTGCCACCGGCGGACGTCGCGCACGCGGCCGCTCTCGTCGACGTACTTGAACACTTCGTCCCCCGGCTCGCGAAGCATCCTCGCGACGATGGCCGAGAGCTCGGGGCTCGCGATCTCGTGCCGGTTCCGCACGCCGTGCTTCCCGCGGTAGTCGAAGAGGACGCGGCGTCCCTTCACCTTGACGTGCGCGCGGCGCAGGGTGGCGAGCCCGAAGCTGCCGTTCTCCTCCGCGTACTCCTCGGACCCCGCGCGCACGAACGAGGTGGCCAGGATCGCGACGGCGGCGGCGAGCGCCTTGTCGCGCGGCAACCCGGGAAGGCGGAGGTCCCGCGCGAGTGCCGAGCGCAGCGCCGGCAGCCCGCGGGCGAACTCGAGCAGCCGGTCGAACTTCTCGAGGGTGCGTCGCCTCGTGTGCGCGGCGCGATAGAGGTACTGCCAGCGCCCCGCGGCGTCCTTCCCGACCGCCTGGACCTTGGCGCTCTGCGAGACCGCGATCGTGACTTCGGTCCACCGCGGCGGGATCCCGAGCCCCTCGATGCGTCGCAGGTCCCCGGCCGAGACGGCCGCGCCACGCGCGCGGCGATAGCGGAACCCGTTGCGCGGGCCTCCCGATCGGCGAATGCCGGTGGATTGGAGGCGCTCTCGTAGGGTCATGGCGGGCTCGGGGGTGGGAGTTTGCCACATGGGATTACGTCGTCCTGCAGGAGCAGAGCCAGGCGACGGCGCGCACGTCCGGCCTCA from Terriglobia bacterium includes the following:
- a CDS encoding DNA topoisomerase IB, coding for MTLRERLQSTGIRRSGGPRNGFRYRRARGAAVSAGDLRRIEGLGIPPRWTEVTIAVSQSAKVQAVGKDAAGRWQYLYRAAHTRRRTLEKFDRLLEFARGLPALRSALARDLRLPGLPRDKALAAAVAILATSFVRAGSEEYAEENGSFGLATLRRAHVKVKGRRVLFDYRGKHGVRNRHEIASPELSAIVARMLREPGDEVFKYVDESGRVRDVRRWQLNGYVKRVMGRRFSAKDFRTWAGTWICAAALYRRRRTARDEKSREKAVVE